The proteins below come from a single Zhouia spongiae genomic window:
- a CDS encoding undecaprenyl-diphosphate phosphatase, with translation MDIIDAIILGIIQGLTEFLPVSSSGHLELGKFILGDDSIPEESLIFTIVLHFATALSTIVVFRKDVFEIIRGLFQFKWNKETVFSLKIIVSMIPAVFVGLFFEEQLEQLFGENIQLVGFMLMVTALLLFLADRAKDTSKNVTYSNAFIIGISQAIAMLPGISRSGATISSSVLLGIDKTKAARFSFLMVVPLIFGSICKEIGSGAITYDSQQFTPLAIGFVAAFISGLLACTWMIKLVKSSKLTYFAVYCLLVGAAAIVYSFYNS, from the coding sequence ATGGATATAATTGACGCAATTATCCTTGGAATTATCCAGGGGTTGACAGAATTTTTACCGGTATCTTCCAGCGGACATCTGGAACTTGGAAAGTTTATTTTGGGTGATGACTCCATTCCGGAGGAAAGCCTCATTTTCACAATTGTTCTTCATTTTGCCACAGCATTAAGCACCATTGTCGTATTCAGAAAAGACGTTTTCGAAATTATAAGAGGATTATTCCAGTTCAAATGGAACAAGGAAACTGTTTTTTCACTGAAAATTATTGTTTCCATGATTCCGGCGGTATTTGTCGGGTTGTTTTTTGAGGAACAGCTTGAGCAACTTTTTGGCGAGAACATTCAGCTGGTAGGTTTTATGCTTATGGTAACCGCATTGTTACTATTTCTGGCAGACCGCGCAAAAGACACTTCAAAAAATGTAACCTACAGCAACGCCTTTATTATCGGGATCTCACAGGCTATTGCCATGCTTCCCGGAATATCGAGAAGCGGCGCCACTATTTCGAGTTCGGTACTATTAGGGATTGATAAAACCAAAGCTGCACGTTTTTCATTCCTCATGGTAGTGCCTTTGATCTTTGGAAGCATTTGCAAAGAAATAGGATCTGGCGCTATCACCTATGACTCACAACAGTTTACACCGCTTGCGATCGGGTTTGTAGCTGCTTTTATTTCAGGCTTGCTAGCCTGCACCTGGATGATTAAATTAGTAAAAAGCAGCAAACTCACCTATTTCGCCGTTTATTGTTTGCTCGTAGGTGCGGCAGCCATTGTTTACTCTTTTTATAACAGTTGA
- the truB gene encoding tRNA pseudouridine(55) synthase TruB — protein MYSLEELKEGKILLIDKPLEWSSFQAVNKLKWAILKKFKIKKIKIGHAGTLDPLATGLLVICVGKFTKKIPELQGQIKEYTGTFTIGATTPSYDLETGIDKTYPTEHISEELVLKTTRKFIGKIEQVPPVFSALKKDGKRLYEFAREGKDVKINPRVVEVSEFEITNIRFPEIHFRVVCSKGTYIRSLAYDFGKALNSGAYLSALRRTKIGEFNVDKAIAPEAFAESLQ, from the coding sequence ATGTATTCGCTAGAAGAGCTCAAAGAAGGAAAGATCCTGTTGATCGACAAGCCCCTGGAATGGAGTTCGTTTCAGGCAGTAAATAAATTGAAATGGGCCATACTTAAAAAATTCAAGATCAAGAAGATCAAGATCGGACATGCAGGAACACTCGATCCGCTGGCTACCGGATTATTGGTTATTTGCGTTGGTAAATTCACTAAGAAAATTCCCGAGCTGCAAGGACAAATAAAAGAATATACAGGTACGTTCACCATAGGCGCCACCACACCGTCATACGACCTCGAAACCGGGATAGACAAAACATATCCAACCGAACATATCTCCGAAGAACTTGTTCTGAAAACCACCCGAAAATTTATTGGAAAAATAGAACAGGTACCTCCTGTATTCTCAGCCTTAAAAAAAGACGGAAAAAGGCTGTATGAATTTGCAAGGGAAGGGAAGGATGTAAAAATAAATCCGCGTGTTGTTGAAGTCTCGGAATTTGAAATCACAAATATCCGTTTCCCTGAAATTCATTTCAGGGTTGTATGCAGTAAAGGCACCTACATTCGCTCTTTGGCATACGATTTCGGGAAGGCCTTGAATTCAGGCGCCTATTTATCTGCACTGCGGAGAACCAAAATAGGTGAATTTAACGTAGATAAAGCAATAGCACCCGAGGCATTTGCCGAAAGTTTACAATAG
- a CDS encoding thioredoxin family protein, which produces MEITVNKTIEDSLTQAVSYSKYRELVASLASEGRSSAPQQNEQMSEYTVLNERRMKRWDKTIKISDDTLSALKNLERPVTWLVLTESWCGDAAHALPIMNKIAEQTDKIRLEIVFRDQHEDLMNMFLTNGGKSIPKLIVIDDMNSDVTGTWGPRPKPATRMVSDYKEKFGKITPELKQNLQVWYNKDKGQAISEELIELLPLELVSNGS; this is translated from the coding sequence ATGGAAATAACGGTAAATAAAACAATTGAAGACAGCCTGACACAGGCTGTTTCATATAGTAAGTATAGAGAGCTGGTAGCGTCGCTGGCTTCTGAAGGCAGATCAAGTGCCCCGCAACAAAATGAGCAAATGTCCGAATACACCGTTCTCAATGAAAGGCGTATGAAGCGATGGGATAAAACAATAAAAATATCTGATGATACGTTGTCGGCCCTTAAAAATCTAGAACGACCTGTAACATGGCTGGTCTTAACGGAGAGCTGGTGTGGTGATGCTGCTCATGCATTGCCAATAATGAATAAAATAGCTGAGCAAACCGATAAAATCCGATTGGAAATTGTGTTTAGGGATCAGCATGAAGATCTGATGAATATGTTTTTAACCAATGGAGGAAAGTCGATCCCTAAATTAATAGTTATAGACGATATGAACTCTGATGTGACCGGCACCTGGGGGCCACGCCCTAAACCCGCAACCCGGATGGTATCGGATTACAAGGAAAAGTTCGGGAAAATTACCCCGGAATTAAAGCAGAACCTCCAAGTCTGGTATAATAAAGATAAGGGCCAGGCAATCTCTGAAGAGTTGATTGAATTACTCCCCCTGGAACTGGTAAGTAATGGTTCCTAG
- the greA gene encoding transcription elongation factor GreA: MSNVSYYTAEGLKKLKEELEHLKSVERPKASQAIADARDKGDLSENAEYDAAKEAQGLLEMRISKLEETVANARLIDESQLDTSKVLVLSTVRIKNQANGMEMKYTLVAESEADLKSGKISVSSPIGKGLLGKKVGEIAEVQVPNGKLNFEILEITR, encoded by the coding sequence ATGAGTAACGTATCATATTACACAGCAGAAGGGTTAAAAAAATTAAAAGAAGAATTAGAGCACTTAAAAAGTGTTGAGCGTCCTAAAGCATCTCAGGCTATTGCCGATGCCAGGGATAAGGGAGATCTCTCTGAAAATGCCGAATACGATGCGGCAAAAGAAGCGCAGGGCCTTTTAGAAATGCGTATTTCTAAATTAGAAGAAACGGTTGCCAATGCCAGGCTTATAGATGAGAGTCAGCTGGATACCTCAAAAGTGTTGGTGCTTTCTACAGTTAGAATAAAAAATCAGGCTAATGGTATGGAAATGAAGTATACTTTGGTGGCTGAAAGTGAAGCTGATTTAAAAAGTGGTAAGATATCCGTAAGCTCTCCTATCGGTAAAGGCCTGTTGGGGAAAAAAGTAGGGGAGATTGCCGAAGTACAGGTTCCGAACGGGAAACTTAATTTTGAAATATTGGAAATAACCCGATAA
- a CDS encoding ketopantoate reductase family protein → MQIVVYGIGGVGGYFGGKLAKTNHKVTFIARGRHLEAIQKNGLQVKSIYGDFVAAPNSVTSDVRSIETPDLVLVCTKSWQVSDVARDIKPILEENTMVLPLQNGADNADKLMEVLGGKHVIGGLCRIISFIESPGVIRHKAFHPQVMFGELDNEKSERIQHLKKIFDEAGFDNLIADDIGAAVWKKFLFICTISGIGALTRSEMGGMRENPFVMDIMRQTASEILLLARAKGINLTQKDVDAVFEGIAKQDPHTTASMQRDIMEGKPSELEDFNGYVVREAIKYGVDVPVNEFIYNLLLLQEKRARSKY, encoded by the coding sequence ATGCAAATTGTTGTGTACGGAATTGGAGGTGTCGGAGGGTATTTTGGCGGAAAACTGGCAAAAACCAACCATAAGGTCACTTTCATAGCCAGGGGAAGACATCTGGAGGCCATACAAAAAAATGGACTGCAGGTGAAAAGTATTTATGGCGATTTTGTAGCGGCACCGAATAGTGTAACAAGCGATGTCCGCAGTATAGAAACACCGGATCTGGTGCTGGTATGTACGAAATCGTGGCAGGTAAGTGACGTTGCACGCGATATTAAACCCATATTGGAAGAAAATACGATGGTTCTTCCCTTGCAGAATGGAGCAGATAATGCCGATAAGTTAATGGAAGTACTCGGAGGGAAACACGTGATAGGTGGTTTGTGCAGGATTATCAGCTTTATAGAATCTCCCGGGGTTATAAGGCATAAGGCATTTCACCCGCAAGTAATGTTCGGAGAGCTGGACAATGAAAAAAGTGAACGGATTCAACACCTTAAAAAGATTTTTGACGAAGCAGGTTTTGATAATCTGATAGCTGATGACATCGGAGCCGCAGTCTGGAAAAAATTTCTGTTTATCTGTACCATCAGCGGGATTGGAGCATTAACAAGGTCTGAAATGGGGGGTATGCGGGAAAACCCTTTTGTGATGGATATAATGCGTCAAACGGCCAGCGAAATTTTGCTTCTTGCCCGGGCAAAAGGGATAAATTTAACCCAGAAGGATGTCGATGCGGTTTTTGAAGGGATTGCAAAACAAGATCCGCATACTACAGCCTCGATGCAACGTGATATCATGGAAGGAAAGCCATCAGAACTGGAAGATTTTAACGGTTATGTAGTTCGTGAAGCTATAAAGTACGGTGTTGATGTGCCGGTCAATGAATTTATCTATAATCTTTTATTGCTTCAGGAAAAAAGAGCGAGAAGCAAATATTAG
- a CDS encoding cell division protein FtsX yields MSNSFERYQKRKLISSYFSVVLSIALVLFLLGMLGLLILNTKKLADHFKEQVAVTVFLKDQAKDVEIKQLQQSLAMANYTKSAVFVSKEEAAEKHSKEIGENFMDFLGYNPLQNSIDVHLKAVYVHPDSLQNIAASLTEKNYVDEVSYDQPLISLLNDNIKRISFWILIASAVFTLIAVLLINSSIRLSVYSNRFIIKTMQMVGATKAFIRKPFIWRNVKLGMVGATVAILAMAGVLYYADIKLPQLDILGDPVWLVVLFIGIFMMSIFITTISTFIATQRFLNLRTDDLYY; encoded by the coding sequence ATGAGCAATTCTTTTGAACGTTACCAAAAACGAAAGTTAATTTCATCATACTTTTCCGTAGTACTGAGTATTGCACTGGTATTATTCTTACTGGGCATGCTTGGCCTGCTCATTTTAAATACCAAAAAACTGGCCGATCATTTTAAAGAGCAGGTTGCCGTTACGGTATTTTTAAAGGATCAGGCAAAAGATGTTGAGATAAAACAGCTACAACAAAGCCTGGCTATGGCCAATTACACAAAATCAGCAGTATTTGTATCCAAAGAAGAGGCTGCCGAAAAACACAGCAAGGAAATTGGAGAGAACTTTATGGATTTTCTCGGGTACAACCCATTGCAAAATTCTATCGATGTACACTTAAAAGCTGTCTATGTACATCCGGACAGCTTACAAAACATAGCCGCCAGCCTAACGGAAAAAAATTACGTAGACGAAGTTTCATACGATCAACCGTTAATTTCATTACTGAACGACAATATCAAGCGGATCAGTTTCTGGATATTAATAGCCAGTGCCGTATTTACCTTAATTGCCGTATTACTCATTAACAGTTCCATCCGATTGTCGGTATATTCGAACCGTTTTATTATCAAAACCATGCAAATGGTAGGTGCAACCAAGGCGTTTATCAGGAAGCCGTTTATCTGGCGTAATGTCAAGCTTGGCATGGTGGGTGCCACTGTAGCTATTCTGGCCATGGCAGGAGTATTGTATTATGCAGATATAAAGCTACCACAACTCGATATTCTTGGCGATCCGGTATGGCTGGTCGTATTATTTATCGGGATTTTTATGATGAGCATTTTCATTACCACGATAAGCACCTTTATTGCCACACAACGTTTCCTTAATTTAAGAACTGATGATCTTTACTATTAA
- a CDS encoding DUF3127 domain-containing protein: MEIQGRIKMIDETKTFGNNGFRKRELVVTTEEQYPQHIMVEFVQDKTDLLNSFNVGQMVKVSINLRGREWVNPQGETKYFNSIQGWRIENIEQQQQAPDLPPVPPADAFEPANDFKEEDFDDLPF, translated from the coding sequence ATGGAAATACAAGGAAGAATTAAAATGATTGACGAAACTAAGACCTTTGGAAATAACGGTTTTAGAAAAAGAGAATTGGTTGTTACCACAGAAGAACAATATCCACAACACATTATGGTTGAATTTGTGCAGGATAAAACCGATCTGCTCAATAGCTTCAATGTAGGACAAATGGTAAAAGTAAGTATAAACCTGAGAGGAAGGGAATGGGTGAACCCACAAGGCGAAACCAAGTATTTTAATTCGATTCAGGGATGGAGAATAGAGAATATAGAGCAGCAGCAACAAGCTCCGGATCTTCCTCCTGTGCCGCCGGCAGATGCTTTTGAGCCCGCGAATGATTTTAAAGAAGAAGATTTCGACGATCTTCCTTTCTAA
- a CDS encoding sensor histidine kinase has protein sequence MDYSDQKSTTRWILIAASFIITSLILWNTYIFFQRFKEEEEAKMRVWAAAYAEFIQTEDLNKDLGNLTLEVLRSNNSTPMIYLKADGEMEPRNLDSEKSKDTLYLQRKINEFGQENISIRISYKDKFMGTLYYGNSDLLRKLKYYPIALLLVFFLFGTVVYFYYKTNKMSEQNKLWAGMAKETAHQIGTPLSSLLGWTEFLKNENVDPTIITEIEKDISRLHTITERFSKIGSVPDLELLDIVEATKKSYDYLKARSSDLIEFQFKAPDKELISLVNLQLFSWTIENLVKNAIDAMKGRGLLTIEVADDKNSVKINITDTGKGIPKHLFTKIFEPGFTTKKRGWGLGLSLVKRIIEDYHKGKVRVLSSETDRGSTIQIVLKKEHN, from the coding sequence ATGGATTATAGCGATCAAAAAAGTACAACTCGCTGGATATTGATTGCAGCTTCGTTTATTATTACGTCGTTGATTTTATGGAATACCTATATATTCTTTCAACGGTTTAAGGAGGAGGAAGAAGCTAAAATGAGGGTCTGGGCTGCCGCTTATGCAGAATTTATTCAAACTGAAGACCTGAATAAAGATTTAGGCAATCTTACCCTGGAAGTACTGAGGAGTAACAACTCCACCCCCATGATATACCTCAAGGCCGACGGGGAAATGGAACCGCGGAATCTCGATTCTGAAAAGTCTAAGGACACGCTATACCTTCAAAGAAAAATCAATGAATTCGGACAAGAGAACATCTCCATAAGGATCTCCTATAAAGATAAGTTTATGGGAACTCTTTATTACGGAAATTCAGACCTTCTAAGAAAGCTTAAATATTACCCTATAGCACTTTTACTGGTATTCTTCCTTTTCGGAACGGTTGTATATTTTTATTATAAAACCAATAAAATGTCGGAACAAAATAAGCTTTGGGCCGGCATGGCAAAAGAAACCGCCCACCAGATAGGAACTCCTCTTTCATCTTTGCTCGGGTGGACTGAATTCCTGAAAAACGAAAATGTAGACCCCACTATCATAACCGAGATAGAAAAAGACATCAGCAGACTACATACGATCACCGAGAGATTTTCCAAAATAGGTTCCGTTCCTGATTTAGAGCTTTTAGATATTGTGGAGGCCACTAAAAAAAGTTACGACTACCTAAAAGCACGTAGCTCCGATTTAATCGAATTTCAGTTTAAGGCTCCGGATAAAGAATTAATTTCCCTGGTGAATCTCCAACTTTTCAGCTGGACCATTGAGAATCTTGTGAAAAATGCTATTGATGCCATGAAGGGAAGGGGATTGCTGACCATTGAAGTCGCTGATGACAAAAACAGTGTAAAGATCAATATCACAGATACCGGAAAAGGCATTCCCAAACATTTATTTACTAAAATATTTGAGCCCGGGTTTACCACTAAAAAAAGAGGTTGGGGATTAGGACTCTCACTGGTAAAACGAATTATAGAAGACTACCACAAGGGCAAGGTCAGGGTTTTATCTTCGGAGACCGACAGAGGCTCTACCATTCAAATAGTTTTAAAAAAAGAACATAACTAA
- a CDS encoding flavin reductase family protein, with translation MLSINPKDTPTAQLHGYMLGAVAPRPIAFASTIDADGRPNLSPFSFFNVFSSNPPVMIVSPNRRVRDNTTKHTFENAKETREMVINVVNFDIVQQMSLSSTEYPEGVNEFEKAGLTMLPSDEVKPFRVAESPVQFECKIREIIELGAEGGAGNLILCEVVKLHINEQVLNAEGKIDQYKIDLVSRLGGNWYGSLREGLFEVPKPLSTLGIGVDQLPEQIRLSKVLTGNDLGKLGNVEVLPSNEEIKAFITATPELNGTLDKMTEEDLHKRSQEYLNKNDVLSAWKVLLAK, from the coding sequence ATGCTATCAATCAATCCTAAAGATACCCCTACGGCTCAATTACATGGTTATATGCTGGGAGCAGTTGCTCCGAGGCCAATTGCTTTTGCCAGTACAATAGATGCTGATGGCCGTCCTAATTTATCACCTTTTAGCTTTTTTAATGTATTCAGTTCCAACCCTCCGGTAATGATTGTATCGCCAAACAGGAGAGTGCGGGATAATACGACCAAACATACTTTCGAAAATGCAAAGGAAACCCGTGAAATGGTTATCAACGTGGTTAATTTCGATATTGTACAGCAGATGTCGCTATCAAGTACCGAATATCCTGAAGGGGTTAATGAATTTGAAAAAGCAGGGTTAACAATGCTTCCTTCCGATGAGGTGAAGCCTTTCAGGGTAGCTGAGTCGCCGGTACAGTTTGAATGTAAGATCAGGGAGATTATTGAATTAGGAGCTGAAGGAGGCGCAGGAAACCTGATCTTATGTGAAGTGGTTAAGTTACATATAAATGAGCAGGTATTGAATGCAGAAGGTAAAATAGATCAGTATAAAATAGATTTGGTGAGTAGGTTAGGGGGAAATTGGTATGGCAGCTTACGGGAAGGGCTTTTTGAAGTGCCTAAGCCTTTATCGACCCTGGGGATAGGCGTCGACCAGTTGCCTGAACAAATAAGACTGAGTAAGGTGCTTACGGGAAATGATCTTGGGAAACTGGGGAATGTAGAAGTCCTGCCTTCAAATGAGGAAATAAAGGCCTTTATAACTGCTACTCCAGAATTAAATGGTACCTTGGATAAGATGACAGAAGAAGACCTTCATAAGCGGTCTCAGGAATATTTAAATAAAAACGATGTGCTTTCTGCATGGAAAGTGTTACTTGCAAAATAA
- a CDS encoding DUF3098 domain-containing protein, producing the protein MKKNQQKENKKPTHDFVFQKKNYTVMFIGLAVIALGFILMSGGGSDDPNVFNPEIFSFRRIRLAPTLILIGFAIEAYAILLNPDKEKKNTK; encoded by the coding sequence ATGAAAAAGAATCAACAAAAAGAAAATAAAAAACCTACACATGATTTTGTATTTCAAAAAAAGAACTACACCGTTATGTTTATCGGTTTAGCAGTAATCGCACTCGGTTTTATCCTGATGAGCGGTGGCGGCAGTGATGATCCGAATGTGTTTAACCCGGAAATTTTCAGTTTCCGAAGGATAAGACTGGCTCCAACCCTGATTTTAATCGGGTTTGCTATTGAGGCCTATGCTATTCTTTTAAATCCGGACAAGGAAAAGAAAAACACCAAATAG
- a CDS encoding DNA-3-methyladenine glycosylase I, whose product MQKNRCGWCIGDELYEEYHDTEWGVPVYDDATLFEFLTLETFQAGLSWITVLRKRENFRTAFDSFDYKKIARYTEKKTEALLKDPGIIRNKLKVKATVTNAQAFIKVQEEFGCFSDYIWSFVNGKPIKNKLAHYKDAPANTLLSDKISKDLKKRGFKFVGSTVIYAHMQATGMVNDHEVGCFRYNEVTP is encoded by the coding sequence ATGCAGAAAAATCGTTGCGGTTGGTGTATAGGAGATGAACTCTACGAGGAATATCATGATACGGAATGGGGTGTTCCTGTATATGATGATGCCACTTTGTTTGAGTTTCTGACCCTGGAAACCTTTCAGGCGGGTTTAAGCTGGATAACCGTTTTAAGGAAAAGAGAAAATTTCAGGACGGCTTTCGATAGTTTCGATTATAAAAAAATTGCCCGGTACACTGAAAAGAAAACAGAGGCGTTATTGAAAGATCCCGGTATTATAAGAAACAAACTTAAAGTTAAAGCTACTGTAACAAACGCTCAAGCTTTTATAAAAGTTCAGGAAGAATTCGGTTGTTTCAGTGATTACATATGGAGTTTTGTTAACGGAAAGCCGATTAAAAACAAACTTGCACATTACAAGGACGCTCCTGCCAATACATTGTTATCAGATAAAATCAGTAAAGACCTGAAAAAACGCGGTTTCAAGTTTGTGGGCTCTACTGTCATCTATGCACATATGCAAGCCACAGGAATGGTAAACGATCATGAGGTCGGATGTTTCAGGTACAACGAAGTTACCCCTTAA
- a CDS encoding patatin-like phospholipase family protein, which yields MPDKKIGIVLSGGGVKALAHVGFLKALAEHGIHPAALSGTSGGALVAALYASGYRHDEMIAFFKETPVFKFSLFAMNKPGIMDSAKYHLLFKKYFRKDTFEELDIPITITATNITTGRVAFFNSGELIKPLIASSALPPYFSPIEINGDLYSDGGILNNFPIAPLQRDCDAILGSFVNPIRKVEKSEVNTTLKLIQRVYHIGMDALYYNKFKSCNYVFIPDDIEKISVLDTKMIEKAFTLGYDHAMKEMEVILGTL from the coding sequence ATGCCTGACAAAAAAATTGGAATAGTTCTCTCGGGCGGGGGTGTAAAAGCCCTGGCCCATGTTGGCTTTTTAAAGGCTCTTGCTGAACATGGCATTCATCCGGCAGCACTGTCGGGAACCAGCGGGGGAGCGTTGGTTGCCGCCCTTTATGCTTCCGGCTACCGGCACGATGAGATGATTGCCTTTTTTAAAGAAACTCCTGTTTTTAAGTTCTCATTATTTGCCATGAACAAACCGGGGATTATGGACAGCGCCAAATACCATCTTCTATTCAAGAAATATTTCAGGAAAGACACTTTTGAAGAGCTTGATATCCCGATAACTATAACGGCTACGAATATTACAACAGGAAGGGTTGCGTTTTTTAATTCGGGGGAACTCATTAAGCCTCTTATCGCTTCTTCCGCATTGCCTCCTTACTTTTCGCCTATTGAGATCAATGGTGACCTATACTCTGACGGGGGTATCTTAAACAACTTTCCGATCGCCCCGCTTCAAAGAGATTGCGATGCCATTTTAGGCAGTTTTGTAAACCCAATACGGAAAGTAGAAAAAAGCGAAGTGAACACGACCCTGAAACTGATTCAACGTGTTTATCACATCGGTATGGATGCCCTTTACTACAATAAATTTAAAAGCTGTAATTATGTCTTTATCCCTGACGACATAGAAAAAATCAGCGTTTTAGACACTAAAATGATCGAGAAGGCTTTTACCTTAGGATACGACCATGCCATGAAAGAAATGGAGGTTATCCTGGGAACCCTCTAA
- the aat gene encoding leucyl/phenylalanyl-tRNA--protein transferase, which produces MIRSLSEKIEFPDPEEATSEGLLAFGGDLSHERLVYAYKNGIFPWFDEGSVILWWCPDPRMVLYPEDLKVSKSMRSILKKNVFKVTFNKDFEGVINNCASMRRTGQDDTWITEDMKKAYMKLYELGYAMSVEVWKDESLVGGVYGVDLGDVFCGESMFARESNASKAGFITLVKHLRKKNYKLIDCQVYTDHLASLGAVEIPRNEFLKIIQAVKG; this is translated from the coding sequence ATGATACGATCCTTAAGTGAAAAAATAGAATTTCCTGATCCTGAAGAAGCGACTTCTGAAGGATTGCTGGCTTTTGGCGGAGACCTTTCACATGAACGTCTGGTTTATGCATATAAGAATGGCATCTTTCCGTGGTTTGATGAAGGTTCCGTAATTCTCTGGTGGTGTCCGGATCCAAGAATGGTGCTGTATCCTGAAGATTTAAAAGTATCCAAAAGCATGAGGAGTATTCTTAAGAAGAATGTTTTTAAAGTGACTTTTAATAAGGATTTTGAAGGGGTTATTAATAACTGCGCGTCCATGCGAAGGACAGGTCAGGATGATACCTGGATCACGGAAGACATGAAAAAAGCTTATATGAAATTATATGAGCTTGGTTATGCCATGTCTGTTGAGGTCTGGAAAGATGAAAGCCTTGTCGGTGGAGTATACGGAGTAGATCTTGGAGACGTTTTTTGCGGTGAAAGCATGTTTGCCAGGGAGAGCAATGCATCGAAGGCCGGCTTTATAACGCTGGTCAAACATCTCAGGAAAAAAAACTATAAACTAATAGATTGTCAGGTGTACACCGATCATCTTGCAAGTTTGGGAGCGGTTGAAATCCCACGCAATGAGTTTCTTAAAATAATACAAGCTGTTAAGGGGTAA
- a CDS encoding HIT family protein, with amino-acid sequence MATIFTKIINGEIPCHKVAEDEKFLAFLDINPNAKGHTLCIPKKEVDKIFDLDEETYIELMAFSRKVAKAIEKVIDCKRVGMTVIGLEVPHVHVHLIPLNEMKNATFQDKASMSPDEFVRTASEISAAIEG; translated from the coding sequence ATGGCTACAATATTTACAAAGATCATAAATGGGGAAATACCATGCCACAAGGTGGCTGAAGACGAAAAATTTTTAGCATTCCTGGATATAAACCCCAATGCAAAGGGGCATACACTGTGTATCCCTAAAAAGGAAGTGGATAAGATTTTCGATCTCGATGAGGAAACATATATAGAATTAATGGCTTTTTCGAGAAAGGTTGCAAAGGCGATTGAAAAGGTAATAGATTGTAAGCGGGTCGGGATGACGGTTATCGGGCTGGAAGTACCTCATGTACACGTGCATCTGATTCCATTGAATGAAATGAAAAATGCTACTTTCCAAGACAAAGCAAGTATGAGTCCGGATGAGTTTGTCAGGACAGCTTCCGAGATAAGCGCCGCTATTGAAGGTTAA